The Bifidobacterium eulemuris genome includes a window with the following:
- the rsmI gene encoding 16S rRNA (cytidine(1402)-2'-O)-methyltransferase, with product MTMEHDDQTTTIPQGTVVLAATPIGNSSDASERLKALLERADIIAAEDTRRLFDLANRLGVHVNGHVVAYHDHNERDKSDGLLDQVESGATVLVVSDAGMPTINDPGLAIVRRAIERGLPVTCAPGPSAVLDALALSGLPTDRFCYEGFLPRKHAERMQHLRALQGERRTIVFYETPHRIADAMDDLLEGFGPDRPMALCRELTKEYEEVRRGSVAQIRDTVIADPPRGEMVLVVGGASDEEAQAAAPASLSVEDMAVLAIDRALEDGLRIKEAITQVVEEHPNPGGSLANRKQVYAAVLKLKG from the coding sequence ATGACGATGGAACACGACGACCAAACGACCACCATCCCCCAAGGAACCGTGGTGCTTGCGGCCACGCCGATCGGCAACTCGTCCGACGCCTCCGAGCGGCTCAAAGCCCTGCTGGAACGCGCGGATATCATCGCGGCGGAGGACACCCGCCGTCTTTTCGACCTTGCGAACCGGCTCGGCGTGCATGTGAACGGCCATGTCGTCGCCTACCACGACCACAACGAGCGCGACAAATCCGACGGGCTGCTCGACCAAGTGGAGTCGGGCGCGACCGTTCTGGTCGTCTCCGACGCGGGCATGCCCACCATCAACGATCCGGGGCTTGCAATCGTGCGCCGCGCCATCGAACGCGGCCTGCCCGTCACCTGCGCGCCCGGCCCCTCCGCGGTGCTCGACGCGCTCGCCCTGTCCGGACTGCCGACCGACCGCTTCTGTTACGAGGGCTTTCTGCCGCGCAAGCATGCCGAACGCATGCAGCATCTGCGCGCTTTGCAAGGCGAGCGCCGCACCATCGTCTTCTATGAGACGCCCCACCGCATCGCCGACGCGATGGACGATCTGTTGGAGGGCTTCGGTCCGGACCGCCCGATGGCGCTGTGCCGCGAGCTGACCAAGGAATACGAGGAGGTGCGCCGCGGCTCCGTCGCGCAGATCCGCGACACCGTGATCGCCGATCCGCCGCGCGGCGAGATGGTGCTGGTGGTCGGCGGCGCGTCCGATGAGGAGGCTCAGGCCGCCGCTCCCGCCTCGCTATCCGTTGAGGATATGGCCGTGCTGGCCATCGACCGCGCGCTGGAGGACGGCTTGCGCATCAAAGAGGCGATCACGCAGGTCGTCGAGGAGCATCCCAACCCGGGCGGCAGCCTCGCCAACCGCAAGCAGGTGTATGCGGCGGTGCTGAAACTCAAAGGCTGA
- a CDS encoding GH36-type glycosyl hydrolase domain-containing protein, which produces MQYGHFDDAAREYVIETPATPLPWINYLGNEDFFSLISNTGGGYSFYKDAKLRRITRYRYNNVPSDTGARSYYLTLMGGDGDEPAPLDTWSPTFLPTKTPLDSYRCRQGIGYTVFEASRNGIESSLTAFVPLRTSAEVNKLTLTNTTDETRVIDVTGAVEWCLWNAVDDSTNFQRNLSTGEVEVERRADSTLLYHKTEFKERRNHYAFFAVNRPTIGFDTSRDEFLGQFNGWDSPQVIAQGKAYDSVAHGWYPIAANRVRVTLAPGASETLVFTLGYIEVPNENKWEDPTDPAKVGIINKTPAHELFSRLATTELVDAALAELNAYWNDLLGIYNVESGNDKLDRMVNIWHQYQCMVTFNMSRSASYYESGMGRGMGFRDSNQDLLGFVHLVPQRARERIIDIASTQMEDGSAWHQYQPLTKKGNADIGGGFNDDPLWLVAGVYAYIAETGDAGILAEPVPFNNVEGSEKPLLEHLRRSVNYTIDHLGPHGLPLIGRADWNDCLNLNCFSSTPGESFQTVENNDTGIAESVFIGGMFVLYGGQYADILERHGVQAGMGEAEAAAEAESIRAAVADMTAAVESSGWDGEWFLRAWDAYSRPVGTHADTEGQIYIEPQGMCVMAGIGLDNGKAQKALASVKDRLTCDWGTAILAPAYSTYRIELGEISTYPRGYKENGGIFCHNNPWISIANALAGNDEEAFAVYTRNCPAWLEDKSEIRRVEPYVYCQMVAGPESPTPGEGKNSWLTGTAAWTFVDVSQYLLGVRPTLDGLVVEPHLPQEFDKLTVTRTYRGATYRIAMRRTGERTLSVDGHRIDGSVIPAQTNANGSIVDVQVTF; this is translated from the coding sequence ATGCAGTACGGCCACTTTGACGACGCAGCGCGCGAATACGTGATCGAAACCCCAGCCACCCCGCTCCCCTGGATCAACTATCTCGGCAACGAGGACTTCTTCTCGCTGATCTCGAACACCGGCGGCGGCTACTCGTTCTACAAAGACGCCAAACTCCGCCGCATCACCCGTTACCGCTACAACAACGTGCCCTCGGACACCGGCGCGCGCTCCTATTATCTGACGCTGATGGGCGGCGACGGCGACGAGCCCGCGCCGCTCGACACCTGGTCGCCCACCTTCCTTCCGACCAAAACCCCGCTCGACTCCTACCGCTGCCGCCAGGGCATCGGATACACCGTGTTCGAGGCGAGCCGGAACGGCATCGAATCCTCCCTCACCGCGTTCGTGCCGCTGCGCACTTCCGCGGAGGTCAACAAACTCACCCTGACCAACACCACCGACGAGACCCGCGTCATCGACGTGACGGGCGCGGTGGAATGGTGCCTGTGGAACGCGGTCGACGATTCGACGAATTTCCAGCGCAACCTCTCGACCGGCGAGGTCGAGGTGGAACGTCGCGCCGACTCGACCCTGCTCTACCACAAAACCGAGTTCAAGGAGCGTCGCAACCATTACGCCTTCTTCGCCGTGAACCGCCCGACCATCGGATTCGACACCAGCCGCGACGAGTTCCTGGGCCAGTTCAACGGATGGGACAGCCCGCAGGTGATCGCGCAGGGCAAGGCGTATGATTCCGTGGCGCATGGCTGGTATCCGATTGCCGCGAACCGCGTGCGCGTCACGCTCGCCCCCGGCGCCAGCGAGACGCTGGTGTTCACCCTCGGCTACATCGAGGTGCCGAACGAGAACAAGTGGGAGGATCCCACCGATCCCGCCAAGGTCGGCATCATCAACAAAACCCCCGCGCACGAGCTGTTCTCCCGACTGGCCACCACCGAACTCGTGGATGCCGCGCTGGCGGAGCTCAACGCCTACTGGAACGATCTGCTCGGCATCTACAACGTGGAGTCCGGCAACGACAAGCTCGACCGCATGGTCAATATCTGGCACCAATACCAGTGCATGGTCACCTTCAACATGTCCCGCTCCGCCTCGTACTACGAATCCGGCATGGGCCGCGGCATGGGCTTCCGCGATTCCAACCAGGATCTGCTCGGCTTCGTGCATCTGGTGCCGCAACGCGCGCGCGAACGCATCATCGACATCGCCTCCACCCAGATGGAGGACGGCTCGGCATGGCACCAGTACCAGCCTCTGACCAAAAAGGGCAACGCCGACATCGGCGGCGGCTTCAACGACGACCCGCTGTGGCTGGTCGCCGGCGTGTACGCGTACATCGCCGAAACCGGCGACGCCGGCATCCTCGCCGAACCGGTGCCGTTCAACAACGTCGAAGGCTCCGAGAAGCCGCTGCTGGAGCACCTGCGCCGCTCCGTGAACTACACGATCGACCACCTCGGCCCCCACGGCCTGCCGCTGATCGGACGCGCGGACTGGAACGACTGCCTGAACCTCAACTGCTTCTCATCCACGCCGGGCGAAAGCTTCCAAACGGTGGAGAACAACGACACCGGCATCGCCGAATCCGTGTTCATCGGCGGCATGTTCGTGCTCTACGGCGGCCAGTACGCCGACATCCTCGAACGCCACGGCGTCCAGGCCGGCATGGGCGAGGCCGAAGCCGCCGCCGAAGCCGAATCCATCCGCGCCGCCGTCGCCGACATGACCGCCGCCGTGGAATCCTCCGGCTGGGACGGCGAGTGGTTCCTGCGCGCCTGGGACGCCTACTCGCGCCCCGTGGGCACCCATGCCGACACCGAGGGCCAGATCTACATCGAGCCGCAGGGCATGTGCGTGATGGCCGGCATCGGCCTCGACAACGGCAAGGCGCAGAAGGCGCTGGCCTCCGTCAAGGACCGCCTCACCTGCGACTGGGGCACCGCGATCCTCGCCCCCGCCTACTCCACCTACCGCATCGAGCTGGGCGAGATCAGCACCTATCCGCGCGGATACAAGGAGAACGGCGGCATCTTCTGCCACAACAACCCGTGGATCTCCATCGCCAACGCGCTCGCCGGCAACGACGAGGAGGCCTTCGCCGTCTACACGCGTAACTGCCCGGCCTGGCTGGAGGACAAGTCCGAAATCCGCCGCGTGGAGCCGTATGTCTACTGCCAGATGGTCGCGGGCCCCGAGTCTCCGACGCCGGGCGAAGGCAAGAACTCCTGGCTGACCGGCACCGCCGCATGGACCTTCGTGGACGTTTCGCAGTATCTGCTCGGCGTGCGGCCCACGCTTGACGGTCTCGTCGTC
- a CDS encoding variant leucine-rich repeat-containing protein, translated as MTPRRRTRRARRLSQLRHAHRLRRVLGQDDAPSPDSPHDAARGDAAIGPPEPPIMLTPLVACDPSTDAQVLWHIAREAPELRRWLVANPRADAELLEFVSQQGGPGVRRALEVLLRSLDDG; from the coding sequence ATGACGCCGCGGCGACGGACACGCCGAGCGCGCCGGCTCAGCCAGCTGCGTCACGCGCATCGGCTGCGGCGCGTCCTCGGCCAGGACGACGCACCATCGCCTGATTCCCCGCATGACGCCGCACGGGGCGACGCGGCGATCGGACCGCCCGAACCTCCGATCATGCTGACGCCGCTGGTGGCGTGCGATCCGTCGACCGATGCGCAAGTGCTGTGGCATATCGCCCGCGAGGCGCCGGAACTGCGCCGTTGGCTGGTGGCCAATCCTCGGGCCGACGCCGAATTATTGGAGTTCGTCTCCCAGCAGGGCGGGCCGGGCGTGCGTCGGGCCTTGGAGGTGCTGCTGCGCTCGCTTGACGATGGGTAG